TACCCGTTTCAATAGAGAGATTTCCCGGCAATTTCAGCCTCTCGGGCAGTACGGTTATCACGTGGAGTAATGAAGAAGATGCAGGAGCCGCTGAAATTTTTGTTCAAACAATAAAAGAAAGATTCTCACTGAACCTCACCGCATCAGCATTCAGCCATCAAACAGCGGATGTAATTCAGTTGCAGCGAACCGCTTCATCAGATCTGCCGCCGGAAGGATACCGTCTGTCTGTGAATGACCGGCAAGTGATGATCAGTGCAGGCAGCGGGGCAGGAATTTTTTATGCACTGCAAAGTTTGTTACAATGTTGCCATTCAGCTGTTGCCGGCGAGCGTGTTTCGGTCGCACAACTTAAAATCACCGACTATCCACGCTTTTCCTGGCGGGGCATGCACCTCGATGTGGCACGTCACTTTTTTTCAGTAGCGGAAGTGAAACAATACCTCGATTACCTCGCTGCGTACAAGTTCAATACCTTCCACTGGCATCTTACCGATGATCAGGGCTGGCGAATCGAGATAAAACGTTACCCGCGTTTAACAGAAACCGGCGCGTGGCGCAACGGCACATTAATCGGTCATTACAGCGACAACCCGCAGTTTGATTCCATGCCGTATGGCGGATACTATACGCAGGATGAAATAAAAGAGGTGATCAGCTATGCACGAAAAAGATTCATCAACATCGTACCGGAAATTGAAATGCCGGGTCATGTCACAGCGTTGATAGCCGCTTATCCTGAACTGTCCTGCAACGGAAATACAATAGCGGTGGCAAAAAACTGGGGCGTATTCAATGATGTATTGTGTCCGACAGAACAAACCATTTCCTTTATGAAAGATGTCTTGCAGGAAGTAATCAATCTTTTTCCTTCAAGCTATATTCATATTGGTGGCGATGAATGTCCGAAAGAACAATGGAAAAACAGTCGCTATTGCCAGGATCTTATCAGGCAACTCGGCTTACCGGATGAAGAGGCACTGCAGGGATACTTCACGCAGCAAATTGCTGACTTCATCAGTGAAAAAGGCAGGAAGATGATTGGCTGGGATGAAATTCTTCATGACGGTTTGACAAAGAATGCAGCCATCATGAGCTGGAGAGGATTTGACGGTGGTGTTAAGGCTGCAAACATGCAGCATGAGGTAGTTATGGTTCCAACAGATTTTTGCTACTTTGATTATTATCAGTCACCAAATGCTAATGAACCATTAGCAATCGGAGGTTTTATACCACTGGAAAAAGTGTATGCTTTTGAACCAGTTCCGCCCGCGCTCGAAACTAGTGAGCAATCATTCATCATTGGCGGGCAGGCCAATGTTTGGACAGAATACATCTCTTCCTTTTCAAAGCTGCAATACATGATTTTTCCACGTATGTGCGCAATGAGCGAGGTCTTGTGGAGTAAAAAAGAA
The DNA window shown above is from Chitinophagales bacterium and carries:
- a CDS encoding family 20 glycosylhydrolase; translated protein: MILFALLCCYLTTSPSLAQDTTPPGIIPIPVSIERFPGNFSLSGSTVITWSNEEDAGAAEIFVQTIKERFSLNLTASAFSHQTADVIQLQRTASSDLPPEGYRLSVNDRQVMISAGSGAGIFYALQSLLQCCHSAVAGERVSVAQLKITDYPRFSWRGMHLDVARHFFSVAEVKQYLDYLAAYKFNTFHWHLTDDQGWRIEIKRYPRLTETGAWRNGTLIGHYSDNPQFDSMPYGGYYTQDEIKEVISYARKRFINIVPEIEMPGHVTALIAAYPELSCNGNTIAVAKNWGVFNDVLCPTEQTISFMKDVLQEVINLFPSSYIHIGGDECPKEQWKNSRYCQDLIRQLGLPDEEALQGYFTQQIADFISEKGRKMIGWDEILHDGLTKNAAIMSWRGFDGGVKAANMQHEVVMVPTDFCYFDYYQSPNANEPLAIGGFIPLEKVYAFEPVPPALETSEQSFIIGGQANVWTEYISSFSKLQYMIFPRMCAMSEVLWSKKENRNYLDFTTRLTTFHFPLFNALNINYSKALLQVKMEVRPNSNGAGVIVRLSSDVPQATINYNLSSYENEILSATNNTRFEKTPIDLLISRSIRLNTIAKDVAGNTGPELVQQFQLNLATGKPITFARQPNPKYGIGGSFTLVNGINGRIPWNGSEWLGFSGDDLDAIIDLGALHTVSHVTLGLLNDEGSWIYLPAQVTVALSDDGKTFHTAGSRSNEAISKEGGRHAIFSFNKTTARYIRIVAQNIGTIPAGKAGAGHPAWLFADEISVE